One window of the Actinomyces procaprae genome contains the following:
- a CDS encoding nuclear transport factor 2 family protein: MPTELEHKDAIREVIDRFSNLEIDVAEQSKLFTPDTHVEVYNADGSKMMEFDGADQLVELFGAAMAAVKTSFHINGQQVITIDGYTATDVHYGQALLVQEQDGKDVLLSHSIRYIDTLVLRDGVWRISRREQHFVISQTRDY; the protein is encoded by the coding sequence ATGCCCACCGAACTCGAGCACAAGGACGCCATCCGCGAGGTCATCGACCGCTTCTCCAACCTGGAGATCGACGTCGCCGAGCAGTCCAAGCTGTTCACCCCGGACACCCACGTCGAGGTCTACAACGCCGACGGCTCGAAGATGATGGAGTTCGACGGCGCCGACCAGCTGGTCGAGCTCTTCGGAGCCGCCATGGCCGCCGTTAAGACCTCCTTCCACATCAACGGCCAGCAGGTCATCACGATCGACGGCTACACCGCCACCGACGTCCACTACGGGCAGGCCCTGCTCGTCCAGGAACAGGACGGCAAGGACGTGCTCCTGTCCCACTCCATCCGCTACATCGACACCCTGGTTCTGCGCGACGGCGTCTGGCGCATCAGCCGCCGTGAGCAGCACTTCGTGATCTCCCAGACGCGCGACTACTGA
- a CDS encoding UvrD-helicase domain-containing protein: protein MNDAMNALFGALPMPGSGSDTPPPETVLPSLDPAGAAWDDDSWAAVEPPAEEDLAAYDPVEAAPAPSAADAAAIAPTWEEHQAELTALVARAQANAAAARARNGVDGSAAGAAGGPGAQPRYGITVADPAELLAGLNPAQEQAVTHAGSPLLIIAGAGSGKTRVLTHRIAYLLATGRARPGEILAITFTNKAAAEMRERVAGLVGPAGERMWVSTFHSACVRILRREHEAAGLRSTFSIYDAADSTRLITLIVRELGIDPKRFTPKTFAARISDLKNELITPAEFAGRAVTSNPFERHLTEVYSAYARRLAAANALDFDDLIMRTVQLLQAKPAVAEMYRRRFRHVLVDEYQDTNHAQYVLVRELVGGPGTSGADSPVPPGELTVVGDSDQSIYAFRGATIRNIEEFEQDYPSARTILLEQNYRSTQNILSAANAVIARNTGRREKNLWTASGDGPRIIGYVADSEHDEARWISSEIDRLADECGVRPRDVAIFYRTNAQSRALEEAFVRSGQPYKVVGGTRFYERREIKDAIAYLRAVDNPDDDVSIRRVLNVPKRGLGDKAEAALAEHAARYAVSFGTAVADAAGTLRPVPTAGAGEGEGAAPPAVVGLTTRATRQVTGFHDLLTSLRHARDAGDGVADILDAALDASGYLAELRASDDPQDASRVENLAELHAVASDFQAANPDGTLADFLERVSLVADSDQLPPSADVADQAEAQAREQGQVTLMTVHTAKGLEFPVVFVTGLEDGTFPHSRSLAEETELAEERRLAYVAVTRARERLYLTRAAVRSAWGSATAMPPSRFLDDIPADTIEWKRIASSMDALRGGGTGWGASWDEGGFGARRGYGHHSEAAPDDDGDFAPAIGSGRRTRTGKLGRVETPKDRAEARRAKRLAARGKPVRLGVAQPEADSAEAALPEAVAGLKTGDRVRHKTYGEGSVVGIEGTGRSAVARVEFIIDGAPATKRLMLRLAPVERV, encoded by the coding sequence ATGAACGACGCGATGAATGCCCTCTTCGGTGCCCTGCCCATGCCCGGCTCCGGCAGCGACACCCCGCCGCCAGAGACAGTCCTGCCCTCGCTCGACCCGGCCGGTGCGGCCTGGGATGACGACTCGTGGGCCGCCGTCGAGCCCCCGGCGGAGGAGGACCTGGCCGCCTACGACCCGGTTGAGGCGGCCCCCGCCCCCTCCGCCGCCGACGCGGCCGCCATCGCCCCCACCTGGGAGGAGCACCAGGCCGAGCTCACCGCGCTTGTCGCCCGCGCCCAGGCCAACGCCGCCGCCGCACGCGCCCGCAACGGCGTCGACGGCAGCGCCGCGGGTGCGGCGGGCGGCCCTGGTGCCCAGCCCCGCTACGGCATCACCGTCGCCGACCCCGCCGAGCTGCTCGCCGGACTCAACCCCGCCCAGGAGCAGGCCGTCACCCACGCCGGCTCCCCGCTGCTGATAATCGCCGGCGCCGGTAGTGGCAAGACCCGCGTGCTCACCCACCGCATCGCCTACCTGCTGGCCACCGGCCGCGCCCGCCCCGGCGAGATCCTCGCCATCACCTTCACCAACAAGGCCGCCGCAGAGATGCGCGAGCGCGTGGCCGGCCTGGTGGGGCCGGCGGGGGAGCGCATGTGGGTGTCCACCTTCCACTCCGCCTGCGTGCGCATCCTGCGCCGCGAGCACGAGGCCGCCGGGCTGCGCTCCACCTTCTCCATCTACGACGCCGCCGACTCCACCCGCCTGATCACCCTGATCGTGCGCGAGCTCGGCATCGACCCCAAGCGTTTCACCCCCAAGACCTTCGCCGCCCGCATCTCGGATCTGAAGAACGAGCTGATCACCCCGGCGGAGTTCGCCGGGCGCGCCGTGACCTCCAACCCCTTCGAGCGGCACCTGACCGAGGTATACAGCGCGTATGCGCGGCGGCTCGCGGCCGCCAACGCCCTGGACTTCGACGACCTGATCATGCGCACCGTGCAGCTGCTGCAGGCCAAGCCGGCGGTGGCGGAGATGTACCGGCGCCGCTTCCGTCACGTGCTCGTCGATGAGTACCAGGACACCAACCACGCCCAGTACGTGCTCGTGCGCGAACTGGTCGGCGGACCGGGCACCTCCGGCGCCGACTCGCCCGTCCCGCCGGGTGAACTGACCGTGGTGGGTGACTCGGACCAGTCCATCTACGCCTTCCGCGGGGCCACCATCCGCAACATCGAGGAGTTCGAGCAGGACTACCCCAGTGCGCGCACGATTCTGCTGGAGCAGAACTACCGCTCCACCCAGAACATCCTGTCCGCCGCCAACGCGGTGATCGCCCGCAACACCGGGCGCCGGGAGAAGAACCTGTGGACCGCCTCCGGCGACGGCCCCAGGATCATCGGTTACGTGGCCGACTCCGAGCACGACGAGGCCCGCTGGATCAGCTCCGAGATCGACCGCCTCGCCGATGAGTGCGGCGTCCGCCCCCGCGACGTCGCCATCTTCTACCGCACCAACGCCCAGTCCCGTGCACTGGAGGAGGCCTTCGTCCGCTCCGGCCAGCCCTACAAGGTGGTCGGTGGCACCCGCTTCTACGAGCGGCGCGAGATCAAGGACGCGATCGCCTACCTGCGCGCAGTCGACAACCCCGACGACGACGTCTCCATCCGCCGCGTCCTGAACGTCCCCAAGCGGGGCCTGGGGGACAAGGCCGAGGCCGCCCTGGCCGAGCACGCCGCCCGCTACGCCGTCTCCTTCGGCACCGCCGTGGCCGACGCCGCCGGGACCCTCCGGCCCGTACCGACCGCAGGAGCGGGGGAGGGCGAGGGGGCGGCGCCGCCCGCCGTCGTCGGACTGACCACGCGCGCCACCCGGCAAGTAACGGGCTTCCACGACCTGCTCACCTCCCTGCGGCACGCGCGTGATGCCGGCGACGGCGTCGCCGACATCCTCGACGCCGCCCTGGACGCCTCCGGCTACCTGGCGGAGCTGCGCGCCAGCGACGACCCGCAGGACGCCAGCCGGGTGGAGAACCTGGCCGAGCTGCACGCCGTCGCCTCCGACTTCCAGGCCGCCAACCCCGACGGCACGCTCGCCGACTTCCTCGAACGGGTCTCGCTGGTGGCCGACTCCGACCAGCTGCCCCCCAGCGCCGACGTCGCCGACCAGGCCGAGGCCCAGGCTCGCGAGCAGGGGCAGGTGACCCTGATGACGGTGCACACCGCCAAGGGGCTGGAGTTCCCGGTCGTGTTCGTCACCGGCCTGGAGGACGGCACCTTCCCGCACTCCCGCTCGCTGGCCGAGGAGACCGAGCTGGCCGAGGAACGCCGCCTGGCCTACGTGGCCGTCACCCGCGCCCGCGAGCGCCTGTACCTGACCCGCGCCGCCGTGCGCTCCGCCTGGGGGAGCGCCACCGCCATGCCGCCCTCACGCTTCCTCGACGACATCCCCGCAGACACGATCGAGTGGAAGCGCATCGCCTCCTCCATGGACGCGCTGCGCGGCGGCGGCACCGGCTGGGGCGCCTCCTGGGATGAGGGCGGCTTCGGTGCGCGCCGCGGCTACGGGCACCACAGCGAGGCGGCCCCCGACGACGACGGTGACTTCGCCCCCGCCATCGGCTCCGGGCGGCGCACCCGCACCGGGAAACTGGGCCGGGTCGAGACGCCTAAGGACCGGGCCGAGGCGCGTCGCGCCAAGCGCCTGGCGGCGCGTGGCAAACCCGTGCGCCTGGGCGTGGCCCAGCCCGAGGCCGACTCCGCGGAGGCTGCCCTGCCCGAGGCGGTGGCCGGGCTCAAGACCGGCGACCGGGTACGTCACAAGACCTATGGGGAGGGCAGTGTCGTTGGTATTGAGGGCACGGGCCGCTCCGCCGTCGCCCGCGTGGAGTTCATCATCGACGGTGCCCCGGCCACCAAGCGCCTCATGCTGCGCCTGGCTCCGGTCGAGCGGGTCTGA